A genomic region of Micromonospora sp. NBC_01796 contains the following coding sequences:
- a CDS encoding GAP family protein: MDAGLIGSLVLLALIDSTSFGTLLIPIWMMLAPGRLHASRLLIFLGTVAVFYLALGVALTAGAAALLDDIRPLLDTTPVQVVQLILGIVLLVLAFRTGRKKSGSEPGRLMRWRERAMTGEGSSKALIALALTAVTLEAATMLPYLGAIGLLSAAELALPVTAAVLAGYCLVMILPALVLLGARMIAANAVQPVLVWVNGWMTRSAAETTGWIVGIAGFLLASNAAGELGLFDAIDTLSGAK, encoded by the coding sequence ATGGACGCCGGGTTGATCGGATCCCTGGTCCTGTTAGCTCTGATCGACAGCACGAGCTTCGGAACACTGCTGATCCCGATCTGGATGATGCTCGCCCCCGGCCGCCTGCACGCGTCCCGGCTACTGATCTTCCTCGGCACCGTCGCCGTCTTCTACCTCGCGCTCGGCGTCGCACTGACCGCCGGTGCCGCGGCGCTGCTGGACGACATCCGACCGCTGCTCGACACCACACCGGTCCAGGTGGTGCAGCTCATCCTCGGCATCGTCCTGCTCGTCCTCGCCTTCCGCACCGGTCGGAAGAAGTCGGGATCCGAGCCGGGTCGGCTGATGCGGTGGCGTGAGCGGGCGATGACCGGCGAGGGGTCGTCGAAGGCACTGATCGCCCTGGCCCTGACCGCGGTCACCCTGGAGGCGGCGACGATGCTGCCGTACCTGGGCGCCATCGGGCTGCTGAGCGCGGCCGAACTGGCACTGCCGGTGACCGCTGCCGTACTCGCCGGATACTGCCTGGTGATGATCCTGCCGGCGCTGGTGCTGCTGGGCGCGCGGATGATCGCGGCCAACGCGGTGCAGCCCGTACTCGTCTGGGTCAACGGGTGGATGACCCGCAGCGCAGCCGAGACCACCGGGTGGATCGTCGGCATCGCCGGTTTCCTGCTGGCCTCGAACGCGGCCGGGGAACTGGGACTCTTCGACGCGATCGACACCCTCTCCGGGGCGAAGTAG